The following coding sequences are from one Halictus rubicundus isolate RS-2024b chromosome 11, iyHalRubi1_principal, whole genome shotgun sequence window:
- the Rep gene encoding rab escort protein isoform X2, producing the protein MEDDLPTEYDVIVVGTGMTESIVAAAASRIGKKVLHLDSNEYYGGLWATFNFDGLQKWIEDLKISKNNTKDVSGIELQPEEKFLKASDQYSTVENIEETWYISNGEGSGSGDEKADEDKVDKKENVKHWSIDRIRKEYRKFNIDLAPKLLFARGELVELLISSNISRYAEFRSVSRVATFMDGKLTQVPCSRTDVFANKTVSLIEKRMLMKLLTSCMVQGADSPEFDGFRDKTFLEYLHTKNLTPIVQHYIVQAIAMATEKTSCRDGVNRTKHFLNSLGRYGSTPFLWPMYGSGELPQCFCRLCAVFGGVYCLKRQLDGVVIDNEKCKAIISGKQRLTLEHLVVGQGHLPPEIVASEGEQRISRGVFITDRSIMQGEKENLTLLYYPPEEPGQEPVTLIELGPSTNACPQGLFMVHMTCKRTANAKEDLAYVVNKFLRAETFDPLANRSSIHSHTQTVSPDKRHLQEGEQENDKEESAENIKPQVLWSLYLNLPASDIKLNDSAPSNLHLCSGPDLELDFDFAVNQAMSIFKAMYPDEEFLPRAPDPEEIVLDDEEEPGPKFEGDIEAEEKQDVEKAEKEE; encoded by the exons ATGGAAGACGATCTGCCGACCGAGTACGATGTCATCGTCGTCGGGACAG GTATGACGGAGTCCATTGTCGCAGCTGCTGCGAGTAGAATCGGTAAAAAGGTCCTTCACCTAGACAG TAACGAATATTACGGTGGTCTTTGGGCAACCTTTAACTTTGATGGTCTGCAAAAATGGATAGAGGACctaaaaatctcaaaaaataacACCAAGGACGTATCAGGAATAGAATTGCAACCGGAAGAGAAGTTCTTGAAAGCTAGCGATCAATATTCCACTGTTGAGAATATTGAAGAGACTTGGTATATTTCGAA TGGGGAAGGTAGTGGTAGCGGAGATGAGAAAGCAGACGAGGATAAAGTTGATAAAAAAGAGAATGTGAAACATTGGAGTATAGATCGTATAAGAAAGGAATACAGGAAGTTCAATATTGACTTGGCCCCGAAG TTGCTATTCGCACGAGGTGAACTCGTTGAGCTACTGATCTCCAGTAATATCTCACGCTATGCTGAGTTCCGATCAGTCTCGAGAGTAGCAACATTTATGGATGGAAAGCTGACGCAGGTACCTTGCTCGAGAACCGATGTGTTTGCAAACAAAACTGTTAGTCTTATCGAGAAGAGAATGCTTATGAAACTGCTTACATCATGCATGGTGCAAGGAGCTGACAGCCCGGAGTTTGATG GATTCCGGGACAAGACTTTCTTAGAGTATCTACACACAAAGAATTTGACACCGATTGTGCAGCATTACATAGTTCAAGCAATTGCAATGGCTACTGAGAAAACATCTTGCAGGGATGGTGTGAATCGCACAAAGCATTTTCTTAACAGTCTTGGACGATATGGTAGCACACCCTTCCTTTGGCCTATGTATGGTAGCGGGGAATTGCCTCAGTGCTTCTGCAG ACTATGCGCAGTATTCGGAGGAGTGTACTGTCTGAAGAGGCAACTCGATGGTGTAGTAATAGATAACGAGAAATGTAAAGCTATCATTAGCGGCAAGCAAAGATTGACCTTGGAGCATTTAGTCGTCGGTCAAGGTCATCTGCCACCGGAAATTGTAGCCTCCGAAGGCGAACAACGGATATCACGTGGAGTATTTATTACGGACAG atcAATAATGCAGGGTGAAAAGGAAAATTTGACActtttatattatcctccagAGGAACCTGGTCAAGAACCTGTTACGCTGATTGAATTGGGACCATCAACAAATGCTTGCCCTCAAGGACTAT TTATGGTTCATATGACATGCAAGCGAACGGCAAACGCAAAGGAAGACTTGGCCTATGTTgtcaataaatttttaagagCGGAGACCTTCGATCCGCTGGCCAATCGCTCATCCATTCATAGCCATACACAGACCGTTTCTCCAGACAAGAGACACCTTCAG GAAGGTGAACAGGAAAACGACAAAGAGGAGTCTGCGGAGAACATAAAGCCCCAAGTGTTGTGGTCACTGTACTTAAATCTACCCGCAAGtgatattaaattaaatgattCTGCGCCGAGCAACCTACATCTCTGTTCTGGCCCGGATTTAGAACTCGACTTTGACTTTGCTGTTAATCAG GCAATGAGCATCTTCAAAGCGATGTATCCCGACGAAGAGTTCCTTCCGCGAGCCCCAGATCCAGAGGAGATCGTGCTGGACGATGAGGAGGAGCCAGGACCGAAATTTGAGGGAGATATAGAGGCTGAAGAGAAGCAGGATGTCGAGAAGGCTGAGAAGGAGGAATAA
- the LOC143359077 gene encoding uncharacterized protein LOC143359077 isoform X2 has translation MVTLQDISVQLMKPAKDLADWKFPLSQILEEYYALLEEPCNINFGEAALVLQNSANVYVRRIERLFTEIEVLKQTFFGYEEEERKKSISKEKQVSKKAYIDFENFVICDLEKHVGKKIDKKQRFSTQKKVKLLSHRFTQLENSVAQLCITIQVFDVLGEIIGKKYDFRCNQAINTTGMLVDELTPYDFNHVIGSRVQKGRNSLSSYSEPKTPGTGTSGYHSAASINDNEFVTSINEEFEEEDDFSLPVADITTVIESEVAENENVIDTDHEVLSTTVRSQQCITNKDCCTDQHSENDADLNSVDVSDQNCKDVNQIKKKCLNECLEQVVQVEEECKKNDKRCKITEKQENDQANNSKHSERNAKEDQLSPTDELDSVQCKEGLLGVRRKGNEKMKTSICSVEDINESDWKPMPLIQGMKTVLTGNSPVLKLPEYISLLETKFGSKRKLASKVHKPECLTKLFLREVESFTQKEKNFISQAKQKFKRLQKQELEDFMKNFDECLNGTEKEYDVSRYEAMTDSTIDLLGFRISEKQSNCIQNNTTEIMSRSPSPEDARLESAHNSFDIAPQSPILCNDWYEPSISEIDVSYSLPDYQTLIEDKMKEIFEESNVTTELDQTVAKWHASVQPILSEAEIRPTFRIQDYASNIMGTLQTLEQKSTKFDDIVQNKPAYEVARYFLASLQLANTYNIEIKTTNSDDNIEIALLDAKDCEKK, from the exons ATGGTTACATTACAAGATATTAGTGTACAGCTTATGAAGCCAGCTAAGGATCTAGCCGATTGGAAGTTTCCATTATCTCAG ATTTTAGAAGAATATTACGCATTGTTAGAGGAGCCATGCAATATAAATTTTGGAGAAGCAGCACTTGTTCTACAAAATTCAGCCAATGTATATGTGCGAAGAATCGAACGTCTTTTCACtgaaatcgaagttttaaagcAAACATTTTTTGGCTATGA ggaagaagaaagaaaaaagtctATCAGTAAAGAAAAACAGGTGTCCAAGAAAGCGTAtattgattttgaaaattttgttatttgcGATCTTGAAAAACATGTTGGTAAAAAGATTGATAAGAAGCAGCGTTTTTCGACACAGAAAAAGGTTAAACTGTTGAGTCATCGATTTACTCAGTTAGAAAACAGTGTGGCACAGTTGTGTATTACTATTCAAGTTTTTGATGTGTTGGGAGAGATCATAGGAAAAAAATATGATTTTCG GTGTAATCAAGCTATAAATACAACTGGAATGCTGGTAGACGAACTAACGCCTTATGACTTTAATCATGTGATCGGTTCCCGTGTTCAGAAAGGAAGAAATTCTCTGTCATCTTACTCAGAACCAAAGACTCCTGGCACCGGAACATCGGGGTATCATTCGGCCGCTTCCATAAATGATAATGAATTTGTCACATCGATCAACGAAGAGTTTGAAGAAGAGGATGACTTTTCTTTGCCCGTAGCAGATATTACCACAGTAATTGAATCAGAAGTCGCAGAAAACGAAAACGTGATAGATACAGATCATGAAGTTCTGTCTACTACCGTTCGTTCCCAGCAATGTATCACTAATAAAGATTGTTGCACAGATCAGCATAGTGAAAATGATGCAGATTTGAATTCAGTTGATGTTAGTGATCAAAATTGCAAGGATGTTAATCAAATTAAGAAGAAATGTCTGAACGAATGTCTAGAACAAGTGGTCCAAGTTGAAGAAGAATGTAAAAAGAACGATAAAAGGTGTAAGATTACAGAGAAACAGGAAAATGATCAAGCAAATAATAGTAAGCATTCAGAACGTAATGCTAAGGAAGATCAACTTTCTCCGACAGACGAGTTAGATAGTGTGCAGTGCAAGGAAGGATTACTTGGAGTACGGAGAAAAGG gaATGAGAAAATGAAGACATCAATATGTTCTGTGGAAGACATCAATGAGTCTGATTGGAAGCCAATGCCGCTAATTCAGGGAATGAAAACTGTTCTCACCGGCAATTCGCCTGTTTTAAAACTTCCAGAATACATTTCTCTTCTGGAAACCAAATTTGGTTCT AAACGTAAGCTAGCATCAAAAGTACACAAACCAGAGTGTCTAACAAAGCTTTTCCTACGTGAAGTTGAATCATTCACACAGAaggaaaagaattttatttcacaagcGAAACAGAAGTTCAAACGTTTGCAAAAGC AGGAACTGGAAGATTTCATGAAAAATTTTGACGAATGTTTGAATGGCACAGAAAAAGAGTATGATGTTTCGAGATATGAAGCCATGACAGATTCTACCATTGATTTGCTGGGCTTTCGAATATCTGAGAAGCAAAGCAATTGCATCCAGAACAACACAACAGAAATTATGAGTAGGAGTCCGTCCCCTGAGGATGCCAGATTAGAATCGGCTCATAATTCATTCGATATCGCCCCGCAGTCGCCTATTCTATGTAATGATTGGTACGAACCCTCTATCTCTGAAATCGACGTGTCTTATTCGTTGCCAGATTATCAAACGTTAATCGAGGATAAGATGAAGGAAATCTTCGAAGAATCCAACGTCACGACCGAGTTAGATCAAACTGTCGCCAAATGGCATGCTTCCGTGCAGCCAATATTGTCCGAGGCAGAAATTAGGCCAACATTCCGAATTCAAGATTACGCTTCCAATATAATGGGAACGTTGCAGACATTGGAGCAAAAGAGCACAAAATTCGACGACATTGTTCAAAATAAACCTGCTTACGAAGTGGCGAGATACTTTCTAGCATCGTTGCAACTG GCCAATACGTACAACATAGAGATAAAAACGACAAACAGTGATGACAACATAGAAATAGCGTTACTTGATGCTAAAGACTGTGAAAAGAAATAA
- the LOC143358715 gene encoding uncharacterized protein LOC143358715: MRDNEGLALHLLLILVLCADVYTTTAKHLIKKRNYSDQSVRGYLAERTCWLNEVCKEEFHSKFRCRCPRWSYCRAPGRYYDAHCSMTQTGYIWTQPETTLTLEVNK, translated from the exons ATGCGCGACAAT GAAGGATTGGCGTTGCATCTGTTACTGATACTGGTTCTGTGCGCGGACGTGTATACGACAACTGCCAAACACctaattaaaaaacggaattatAGCGATCAGAGCGTCAGAGGCTATCTGGCGGAG CGAACTTGTTGGTTGAACGAGGTCTGCAAAGAGGAGTTTCATAGTAAATTTCGGTGCCGTTGCCCTCGGTGGTCCTACTGCCGTGCCCCTGGCAGATATTACGACGCACACTGCAGCATGACTCAAACCGGCTACATCTGGACCCAGCCGGAGACCACGTTGACGCTCGAGGTCAACAAATGA
- the LOC143359077 gene encoding uncharacterized protein LOC143359077 isoform X1: MVTLQDISVQLMKPAKDLADWKFPLSQILEEYYALLEEPCNINFGEAALVLQNSANVYVRRIERLFTEIEVLKQTFFGYEEEERKKSISKEKQVSKKAYIDFENFVICDLEKHVGKKIDKKQRFSTQKKVKLLSHRFTQLENSVAQLCITIQVFDVLGEIIGKKYDFRCNQAINTTGMLVDELTPYDFNHVIGSRVQKGRNSLSSYSEPKTPGTGTSGYHSAASINDNEFVTSINEEFEEEDDFSLPVADITTVIESEVAENENVIDTDHEVLSTTVRSQQCITNKDCCTDQHSENDADLNSVDVSDQNCKDVNQIKKKCLNECLEQVVQVEEECKKNDKRCKITEKQENDQANNSKHSERNAKEDQLSPTDELDSVQCKEGLLGVRRKGNEKMKTSICSVEDINESDWKPMPLIQGMKTVLTGNSPVLKLPEYISLLETKFGSKKRKLASKVHKPECLTKLFLREVESFTQKEKNFISQAKQKFKRLQKQELEDFMKNFDECLNGTEKEYDVSRYEAMTDSTIDLLGFRISEKQSNCIQNNTTEIMSRSPSPEDARLESAHNSFDIAPQSPILCNDWYEPSISEIDVSYSLPDYQTLIEDKMKEIFEESNVTTELDQTVAKWHASVQPILSEAEIRPTFRIQDYASNIMGTLQTLEQKSTKFDDIVQNKPAYEVARYFLASLQLANTYNIEIKTTNSDDNIEIALLDAKDCEKK, encoded by the exons ATGGTTACATTACAAGATATTAGTGTACAGCTTATGAAGCCAGCTAAGGATCTAGCCGATTGGAAGTTTCCATTATCTCAG ATTTTAGAAGAATATTACGCATTGTTAGAGGAGCCATGCAATATAAATTTTGGAGAAGCAGCACTTGTTCTACAAAATTCAGCCAATGTATATGTGCGAAGAATCGAACGTCTTTTCACtgaaatcgaagttttaaagcAAACATTTTTTGGCTATGA ggaagaagaaagaaaaaagtctATCAGTAAAGAAAAACAGGTGTCCAAGAAAGCGTAtattgattttgaaaattttgttatttgcGATCTTGAAAAACATGTTGGTAAAAAGATTGATAAGAAGCAGCGTTTTTCGACACAGAAAAAGGTTAAACTGTTGAGTCATCGATTTACTCAGTTAGAAAACAGTGTGGCACAGTTGTGTATTACTATTCAAGTTTTTGATGTGTTGGGAGAGATCATAGGAAAAAAATATGATTTTCG GTGTAATCAAGCTATAAATACAACTGGAATGCTGGTAGACGAACTAACGCCTTATGACTTTAATCATGTGATCGGTTCCCGTGTTCAGAAAGGAAGAAATTCTCTGTCATCTTACTCAGAACCAAAGACTCCTGGCACCGGAACATCGGGGTATCATTCGGCCGCTTCCATAAATGATAATGAATTTGTCACATCGATCAACGAAGAGTTTGAAGAAGAGGATGACTTTTCTTTGCCCGTAGCAGATATTACCACAGTAATTGAATCAGAAGTCGCAGAAAACGAAAACGTGATAGATACAGATCATGAAGTTCTGTCTACTACCGTTCGTTCCCAGCAATGTATCACTAATAAAGATTGTTGCACAGATCAGCATAGTGAAAATGATGCAGATTTGAATTCAGTTGATGTTAGTGATCAAAATTGCAAGGATGTTAATCAAATTAAGAAGAAATGTCTGAACGAATGTCTAGAACAAGTGGTCCAAGTTGAAGAAGAATGTAAAAAGAACGATAAAAGGTGTAAGATTACAGAGAAACAGGAAAATGATCAAGCAAATAATAGTAAGCATTCAGAACGTAATGCTAAGGAAGATCAACTTTCTCCGACAGACGAGTTAGATAGTGTGCAGTGCAAGGAAGGATTACTTGGAGTACGGAGAAAAGG gaATGAGAAAATGAAGACATCAATATGTTCTGTGGAAGACATCAATGAGTCTGATTGGAAGCCAATGCCGCTAATTCAGGGAATGAAAACTGTTCTCACCGGCAATTCGCCTGTTTTAAAACTTCCAGAATACATTTCTCTTCTGGAAACCAAATTTGGTTCT AAGAAACGTAAGCTAGCATCAAAAGTACACAAACCAGAGTGTCTAACAAAGCTTTTCCTACGTGAAGTTGAATCATTCACACAGAaggaaaagaattttatttcacaagcGAAACAGAAGTTCAAACGTTTGCAAAAGC AGGAACTGGAAGATTTCATGAAAAATTTTGACGAATGTTTGAATGGCACAGAAAAAGAGTATGATGTTTCGAGATATGAAGCCATGACAGATTCTACCATTGATTTGCTGGGCTTTCGAATATCTGAGAAGCAAAGCAATTGCATCCAGAACAACACAACAGAAATTATGAGTAGGAGTCCGTCCCCTGAGGATGCCAGATTAGAATCGGCTCATAATTCATTCGATATCGCCCCGCAGTCGCCTATTCTATGTAATGATTGGTACGAACCCTCTATCTCTGAAATCGACGTGTCTTATTCGTTGCCAGATTATCAAACGTTAATCGAGGATAAGATGAAGGAAATCTTCGAAGAATCCAACGTCACGACCGAGTTAGATCAAACTGTCGCCAAATGGCATGCTTCCGTGCAGCCAATATTGTCCGAGGCAGAAATTAGGCCAACATTCCGAATTCAAGATTACGCTTCCAATATAATGGGAACGTTGCAGACATTGGAGCAAAAGAGCACAAAATTCGACGACATTGTTCAAAATAAACCTGCTTACGAAGTGGCGAGATACTTTCTAGCATCGTTGCAACTG GCCAATACGTACAACATAGAGATAAAAACGACAAACAGTGATGACAACATAGAAATAGCGTTACTTGATGCTAAAGACTGTGAAAAGAAATAA
- the Rep gene encoding rab escort protein isoform X1, protein MEDDLPTEYDVIVVGTGMTESIVAAAASRIGKKVLHLDSNEYYGGLWATFNFDGLQKWIEDLKISKNNTKDVSGIELQPEEKFLKASDQYSTVENIEETWYISNEADLPVVSSKDTQTDCSGEGSGSGDEKADEDKVDKKENVKHWSIDRIRKEYRKFNIDLAPKLLFARGELVELLISSNISRYAEFRSVSRVATFMDGKLTQVPCSRTDVFANKTVSLIEKRMLMKLLTSCMVQGADSPEFDGFRDKTFLEYLHTKNLTPIVQHYIVQAIAMATEKTSCRDGVNRTKHFLNSLGRYGSTPFLWPMYGSGELPQCFCRLCAVFGGVYCLKRQLDGVVIDNEKCKAIISGKQRLTLEHLVVGQGHLPPEIVASEGEQRISRGVFITDRSIMQGEKENLTLLYYPPEEPGQEPVTLIELGPSTNACPQGLFMVHMTCKRTANAKEDLAYVVNKFLRAETFDPLANRSSIHSHTQTVSPDKRHLQEGEQENDKEESAENIKPQVLWSLYLNLPASDIKLNDSAPSNLHLCSGPDLELDFDFAVNQAMSIFKAMYPDEEFLPRAPDPEEIVLDDEEEPGPKFEGDIEAEEKQDVEKAEKEE, encoded by the exons ATGGAAGACGATCTGCCGACCGAGTACGATGTCATCGTCGTCGGGACAG GTATGACGGAGTCCATTGTCGCAGCTGCTGCGAGTAGAATCGGTAAAAAGGTCCTTCACCTAGACAG TAACGAATATTACGGTGGTCTTTGGGCAACCTTTAACTTTGATGGTCTGCAAAAATGGATAGAGGACctaaaaatctcaaaaaataacACCAAGGACGTATCAGGAATAGAATTGCAACCGGAAGAGAAGTTCTTGAAAGCTAGCGATCAATATTCCACTGTTGAGAATATTGAAGAGACTTGGTATATTTCGAA CGAGGCTGATTTACCTGTGGTCTCTTCAAAAGATACTCAAACTGATTGTAGTGGGGAAGGTAGTGGTAGCGGAGATGAGAAAGCAGACGAGGATAAAGTTGATAAAAAAGAGAATGTGAAACATTGGAGTATAGATCGTATAAGAAAGGAATACAGGAAGTTCAATATTGACTTGGCCCCGAAG TTGCTATTCGCACGAGGTGAACTCGTTGAGCTACTGATCTCCAGTAATATCTCACGCTATGCTGAGTTCCGATCAGTCTCGAGAGTAGCAACATTTATGGATGGAAAGCTGACGCAGGTACCTTGCTCGAGAACCGATGTGTTTGCAAACAAAACTGTTAGTCTTATCGAGAAGAGAATGCTTATGAAACTGCTTACATCATGCATGGTGCAAGGAGCTGACAGCCCGGAGTTTGATG GATTCCGGGACAAGACTTTCTTAGAGTATCTACACACAAAGAATTTGACACCGATTGTGCAGCATTACATAGTTCAAGCAATTGCAATGGCTACTGAGAAAACATCTTGCAGGGATGGTGTGAATCGCACAAAGCATTTTCTTAACAGTCTTGGACGATATGGTAGCACACCCTTCCTTTGGCCTATGTATGGTAGCGGGGAATTGCCTCAGTGCTTCTGCAG ACTATGCGCAGTATTCGGAGGAGTGTACTGTCTGAAGAGGCAACTCGATGGTGTAGTAATAGATAACGAGAAATGTAAAGCTATCATTAGCGGCAAGCAAAGATTGACCTTGGAGCATTTAGTCGTCGGTCAAGGTCATCTGCCACCGGAAATTGTAGCCTCCGAAGGCGAACAACGGATATCACGTGGAGTATTTATTACGGACAG atcAATAATGCAGGGTGAAAAGGAAAATTTGACActtttatattatcctccagAGGAACCTGGTCAAGAACCTGTTACGCTGATTGAATTGGGACCATCAACAAATGCTTGCCCTCAAGGACTAT TTATGGTTCATATGACATGCAAGCGAACGGCAAACGCAAAGGAAGACTTGGCCTATGTTgtcaataaatttttaagagCGGAGACCTTCGATCCGCTGGCCAATCGCTCATCCATTCATAGCCATACACAGACCGTTTCTCCAGACAAGAGACACCTTCAG GAAGGTGAACAGGAAAACGACAAAGAGGAGTCTGCGGAGAACATAAAGCCCCAAGTGTTGTGGTCACTGTACTTAAATCTACCCGCAAGtgatattaaattaaatgattCTGCGCCGAGCAACCTACATCTCTGTTCTGGCCCGGATTTAGAACTCGACTTTGACTTTGCTGTTAATCAG GCAATGAGCATCTTCAAAGCGATGTATCCCGACGAAGAGTTCCTTCCGCGAGCCCCAGATCCAGAGGAGATCGTGCTGGACGATGAGGAGGAGCCAGGACCGAAATTTGAGGGAGATATAGAGGCTGAAGAGAAGCAGGATGTCGAGAAGGCTGAGAAGGAGGAATAA